The Chelonoidis abingdonii isolate Lonesome George chromosome 11, CheloAbing_2.0, whole genome shotgun sequence genomic interval TTACAACCACCCAGGAGGTGGAGAGTTTACAACCTCAGCCAAACAGCTTGGAGCCATGTGAAAGAAACATTCTGCAAGAACActaaatagggctgtcaagaaAGTGGCATAGCTAGCACTGAAGCCATTACACTCACCAGATAAGCCAGAAACTCACAAGACTGACATCTGCCAAATTCCAGATGTGTAGGCCAGGGAGCTGGACAGACTGGTTTTGGGAAGAGGGAGATGACCTCCCAGAATAGGTCAAAGACTACTGTGATTCTAAGAGCACCCCAAATCCAGAAGGTTGTTATCAGGTACTGAGTTCCAGCTGGCCTAACCAGTTGAATGTACCCCAATGCTCTTATGTCATAGTCTGTATCTAACAGgcgtcatgtgaggtatcattgcaAAACTAATATCACACTGATCATTGGCTTGCATGGTGTACTTAGGGCAAATACCCAAAAGACTGTACAAATGTGAAGAAAATATGGGAATAAAATGTGTTTCAACTGGACAAATCTGCACAGTTAGTAAGCAGGTTTCTTTCAGACAAAGGAAAGGCCGATGCCTCCACCCAGGTGCAACTGCCAATCTCAGTTAAGTGGCCATTCCTTGCATATTAGAGGCCTCAGTGACAGATCAATTTGCATTGTAGAAAGCACCAGCAAGGAAGAAAACAGCATGGAACCTTCTCCATTAGACTCCATGGCACCTTATAACAGGGGCActgaattttaataataatacttttcaAATGTTCACTGACCTACAAAAGAGAGGGGCAAAGAACCCAACATGACCTTTCAACTGAATTGACTCTGTGGGAGATCCTGACTCTGGGGATGGTCAGCGATTCTGCTGGAATGGGGTATAGTAAGAATCTTACCTTGAATGAACACCATCCTTTTGCTAAGTCTCACTcactagaaagtgtttttcacTTTAACTCGctggtaaccatttctgactttgttcataaacctgttttactttgaatctaaaccaacccagtgctaTGTTTTAAGTGTTTGTTAACTCCAGTGTATCATTGTTAGAAGTCTCAGCAAAAGGCCCCTGAACTCTCTAATTCAAATCCTAGTTccttgctctaactactagatcTTCTTGCACTTCAGTTACTATTTAATTGCTAAAACTATGTTCCTTGAGTATCATTTAACTTCAAAGTCAATGAGAGACACCCTGAGTCAGCAGTATCTGTGTTATTCCAGGATAATTTATTACGCAGGacatttgaaaaacatttccgAGACAGGAGCCAGTCTACATTTAGAGCCTGGGAGGTCCTGTTATCGTCCAGCCTTCTCGCTTGCCTATCTTTGTAAAAGCAGCCAGAAGTCCTAGCGCCACACATGCTGAGGAACCAGTGGCATAGCTGTGAGCTGGGAAAAGTGAAAGAAAGATATGTTAAGTTAACAATATAAAGTATGAGTATATCTTAACacatttggatttttcttttgaCATTGATACTTGACTGCAGGCAGCCCAAAGGGCTGATGGGAAGTTGAAATTTAGGATCTTAAAGATACATGGTTTCCCATTGTTTCTAGCTCAGGCAGTTTTTGAGGTATCAAGCCCTCTTATCCCATAGACCTATCTAGTCCAAATCGCTTACTTTAGGAACTAAAATGTTTCCTGGTTTTTAATTCCATTAACTCGGAAGCCAACAAAGCTAAGAAAAGTAGAGCCAGATTCAATTTCTTCCTGATCAACATTTTTTAAGTTCAAATTATCTATACCTGAAGAaaacccactgaagacaatataACTCCATAAGTGTCCCTGGGGGCCTAACTGTTAGTGATGCGCAAGAGGCAAGAAatcagcttgactctcagagtACAAGGAGAATTTGCAAAGCTAGGACATTTGCTAGGACAGTAGCTAAATTAAGAACACCTCTTAATATGTAAAATGAGTCTAATTTGTTAAACAGTAAGCACGGAGCCCCATAGTTAATTGGTTACATCATCACATTTGAGATTAGAACTACAATTGTAACAGACATATTTCACCATTAACCAGGCTGCAGGTACATTAAGCATAAAAACAAGTGCAGCCTTCTTTCCCCAATCTCTGTAAACCTTTCTTGGTTTGCTGAAGGTTGCATTACTGGGTTGCATCATGGACTGCAACAGGATTTCTGGTATCCAATGTCACAGTGATATATTCTGGGACATCCTCTATGAACTGGGATGTCAAGAGAAtttcagagaaaaataatttctgtGAGTAGTTAAACTCCGTTCTGTACACTCAAGTTGGCTCATGGGGTTAactccatttttattttgcagttcATCTTTGAAGCTAGCTTTGGCCCCCCAATCTATCAGTGTTTATTTTGGTACCACCCCAGNATATGTAAAATGAGTCTAATTTGTTAAACAGTAAGCACGGAGCCCCATAGTTAATTGGTTACATCATCACATTTGAGATTAGAACTACAATTGTAACAGACATATTTCACCATTAACCAGGCTGCAGGTACATTAAGCATAAAAACAAGTGCAGCCTTCTTTCCCCAATCTCTGTAAACCTTTCTTGGTTTGCTGAAGGTTGCATTACTGGGTTGCATCATGGACTGCAACAGGATTTCTGGTATCCAATGTCACAGTGATATATTCTGGGACATCCTCTATGAACTGGGATGTCAAGAGAAtttcagagaaaaataatttctgtGAGTAGTTAAACTCCGTTCTGTACACTCAAGTTGGCTCATGGGGTTAactccatttttattttgcagttcATCTTTGAAGCTAGCTTTGGCCCCCCAATCTATCAGTGTTTATTTTGGTACCACCCCAAACCAGCTTAATTTTCTGGACCTTGACCAGACTGGATTGGTCCAATGGAGCCCTTCTGAATTTGGCATGGCCTCTGCTCATCTTCTGGGACATGCCTTTTCCTGAAAGGACTAAATCTACGAGGGCATGTTGCAATTTTCCATGGTGAGCAATTTGTTAATTGAGGTGGGGTTTATTTCAGTGGCCCACTATAGGCTCTTAGAGCCTGATGTTTGAGGTGTGCATATCACCATGGTAACTAAGCAGATCCAATTTTAAAACATCATATCCATGGACTAGATTCTTATGCATCATACAATACATTTCCATGGGAAGGAGGTACCTTCTTGTAGACAAGGGTTTAAGAATTAGACAATTTTACAGAATTtatataaatgcattaaaaatacttCATGCTGTTGATTTAAACCTCTCTGCTGACCACAACTTACTTCTTGCACCCAAGACAATGCCTGATGCACAACCGCCTATGAAATAATTCAGGGCATCCTCCGGGTCCTCCCGGACTTGGGCACTGAGGCAAGTGGTCAATCCAAATACTGCTCCCAAAGTGGCTGTAAGGAAAAGGTAAGGAGTAAGGGGTACAGCAAGCAAGGAACTGAGATCTACAGTGCAGAAAACATACTACCCAGAGTCTTGGTGCACCAGGAACAGCCAGAGTTATGTTTTGAACCTTCTTGGGAAGCAGAGGAATAAATATTTATTGCCATGAACAATTATAAGTCAcagaaaaatggcattttctagTCAGGTGAGGCAGACAGCCCAACCAGCTGGATTCAGCATCCACACTTCCAC includes:
- the NDUFA11 gene encoding NADH dehydrogenase [ubiquinone] 1 alpha subcomplex subunit 11 produces the protein MAGYWEIPEGTDCARKAWITGRVGAALGLIGSAYHIVLFQPESAFKAVQTAATSTVTMATLGAVFGLTTCLSAQVREDPEDALNYFIGGCASGIVLGARTHSYATGSSACVALGLLAAFTKIGKREGWTITGPPRL